The genomic window TCGTGTTACGGTTTCAAGGCATATACGGAAGTGTTACCTTATAGTCCTATGACGAGCGCATGGGTCTGGGTCGATTTGGCAGGTTTGTTGGAGGTCGCGCGCCTGGCCTGCCTCGGGCTGATCCTCACCGGGATCGTCGGCCTCAAGCTCTGCGGGGACTGAGCGGAGACCTTACTGGACGCGCAGGTGCAGGTGATTGTCGTGGCCGGGCCAGTGCGACATCAGCGCGGCGGCGCGCGCACGGTCCGGGGAGTCGCCCGCGGCGGCGAGGACCGCGCCCTCGAGGTGCTTGGCGATGAAGATGTGGGTCGGCTTGAACTCGGGGTCGGGGTTGGCGAGGATGGCCTGGATCAGCATCCAGTTGCGCTCGGCGTCGAAGCGCACCGCCCGCCCGCCGTAGCTGCCCGTGAGCCCGTCGCGCCCGCCGGCGAAGCGCACGAAGTTCATCGCGTCCACGGCCCTGCCGCTGCCCGCCTCCGTCATGTAGAACCCGATGTCCACGTCGCGGCCCGTCTGATGCGACGCGTGGCCGCCGAGCCGGCCGCCGCCGGCGCTCGAGATGTCGCCGACGGCGAGGTCGGTCTCCGCCTTGCCGGTTCCGCGCATGTACGCCGCGATCATGCGCAGGCCGTCGACGAGGGGCTTCGTCCCCCAGTTCGTCGAGCGTCCGGCGTGGATGAACTTGTAGCCGAAGCCCTGGATCATCTCGATGCCGCTGTAGAAGCGGTTGCGCACGGAGCGCGCGACGCCGCCGACCCACTGGCCGGCCGTCGCGATGCCCTCGGAGACGTACGCCGTCGTCGCGTCGTACGCGTTCGAGATCCGCTGGGTGAAGGTCGGCGCCGAATAAGCGGCCGGCTGGGGCGGAGAGACGGAGAGGGCCCCGCGGTACTGGACCGGGAGCTGGCGCTCGGGGGCGTAGGCGGCCGGGCGGATGTGCGCGTCCGGCGAGGCCGACGGAGCGGCCGCCGAGACCGAGCTCTCGACCTTCGGCGCGAACATCGAGCCGGACGACCCGCCGTCGAACAGGCCGTTCGCCAGCGAGGCGTCGGACGAGTTCCTGCGCAGGTTCTCGGGGATCAGCGCGTCGCGGCGGCGGCGCACCTCGGCCACGCGCTCCTCGGTCGTCGGCTCGAAGGAGACGCGTCCCGGGAAATCGCGGCGCAGGCGCTCGAGCTTGGCGCGGCACTGGGTCTTCGTGGTCCGGCCGCGCTTCCACGACAAGGTCTGGCCGGACTCGTCGGCCTCGCCCTCGACTCCGGCCCCGAGGCGGTTGGCGGCGGCCTGCGCCTCCTTTTCCCGCTTGGGCGAAGGGACGGGAGCCTTCCCCCCCTCGGCGGGAGCGGCGGCGGGATCGGACAGGCGGACGGCGACCGCCGGGGCGTCGCAGGCGTTCTTGATCTGCTCGGCGGGCTTGACCGGGACCGCCTTGACCGGCTCGACCTTCGGCGCCGAGCCCGAGGGCTCGCCTTCCTCGGCGCGCACGGGCGCGGAGGCTCCGAGGAGGAGCGCCGCCAGGAGGACGCGGGCCGCGGGGCCGGGAGGGGTCATCTCCGGGAGGATAGCCGATGAACCCGTTCCGCGCCAGCCCTTAAGACCCAGGCGTCAATGGGCCTTAAGGCCTAGGCGGCTCAGCGCCGGCGGCGGAACAGCGCCAGAGGCCCCGCCTTCGGCGAGAAGTCGCGGAACAGCGGGTCGGGGTTGTTCTGCCACAGCAGGCGCGGCGCCGAGACGAGGACGGGCTCGTAGGCCGCGCTCGTCGCGAGGGCGGCGAGCTCGATCGACGCCTGGGGATCGAGACGCAGCCACGGCGAGATCAGCAGCCAATCGGGCTTGAGGAACTCGAGCTCCTCTTTATAGACCGGCTTGACGCCGGCGGCGAACATCAGCGACAGGTGGTCGGCGTCGGAGTAGGCCGTCTCCCCCCCGCGCTCCCGGATCGCCCGCGCGGCGGACTCGACGTAGCCCTCGGGCCCGCGGACGAGCTCGCCGGCGAAGCGCGCGAGGTCGGAGCGCGGACCGGCGTCGCGCAGACGCTGGCGCATCATCCCCGACACGGTCTCGGCCGGAGCCGCCGGCGCGGCCAGCAGCGCGGCCGCCTTCAGCGGCAGCCAGCCCGCCCAGTTCACCGCCGCCAGCGCGGCCGCCAGGGCGAGCGCGGGCGCGGGGCGGCCGCCGGCGAGCTCGGAGACCCAGCGCCCGCCGAGATAGGCGAGGGCCGGGAGCGCGCCCATCAGATACCGCCCGTAAGGCTCCGCCGCGAAGACGCACAGCAGGCCGAGCGTCGCGGCGAGCCAGAGCCAGGCCAGCCTTTCCATGTCCCGGGAGCGGACGGCGTTGACCGCGAGCCAGACGAAGGCGAGCGCCGCCGCGACGCGCGAGGACGCCCCCTCCGCGACGAGGCCGCAGAGAAGGACGAAGCCCGCCGCGACGAGCCACCACTCCCGGCGCTTGGCCGCGACGGCCGCGGGAAGGAGCGGCGCGGCGGCGAACAGCGCGATCCACATCAGGAACGTCTTGAGGAACTCGAGCGCCTCGACCGGCGCGTAGAGGTGGTTGCCGGGACGGTCCCAGACGCGGAAGTACCAGATCGCCGGCAGGGCGAGCGCCGCGGTCGCCGCCGCCGCGGCCTGGAACCGCCGCCCGAGGCACTCGCGCCCGCGCAGGGCCGCGTCCGCGGCGAGGGCCAGCGCCGCGATCGCGAAGAAGGCGAACAGGGAGTGCAGCAGCAGGAGCAGCGCGAGCGCGAGGCTGGCCGCACCGCCCTTCTTTCCGGCGAGCAGGCGGCGCCACGCCAGCATCGTCAGGACCGAGCCGAGCGCGGTCAGCGCGTAATAGCGGGACTGGCGCGCGAAGAGGAGGAAGGCCGGCGACAGCGTCAGCAGGACGGCCCCCGCCTCCGCGGCCCAGGGGCGGTCGCCGTCGTCCTCGAACAGGCGCGGCAGCAGCCATAAAGTCAGCAGGGCGGCCAGCGCGAAGGGCAGGCGCGCGGCGAAAGGGGTGGGCCCGAAGACGAGGAACGAGGCCGCGGTCAGGTACACCGAGAGCCAGGTGTTCCAGACCCAGACGCCGGAGGAGTTCCCCTCGAAACGGGCGAGCGTCGGCTGGGTGGTCACCAGCGCGCCGTCGAGGGCCATGCGGGGGACGCCCGCCTCCCGCACGGTCGCGGCGCGCAGCGCGGTCTCGGCCTCGTCCTGCCAGAGCGCGGGGCGGCCCAGGCGGAACAGCAGCAGCAGCGCCCCGGCGGCGAGGAGCCCGGCCCGCAGCCGCCGATCCGCGGGGATCAACGCGGCCCGAACGCCTTGCGCGGCCAGCGGGCGGTGATCGTGGACTGCATGCCGCCGCGCGGCGTGAACTTGCCGACGACCTCGAGCCAGACGGGCTTCGTCGCCTTCGCGACGTCGTCGCAGATCCGGTTGACGGCGTTCTCGTAGAAGATGCCCATGTTGCGGTAGCCGAGCATGTAATACTTGAAGCTCTTCAGCTCGAGGCATTCCTTGTTCGGCAGGTAGCGCACCGTGATCGCGCCGAAGTCGGGCAGCTTGGTCTTCGGGCACACCGAGGTGAACTCGGGGACCTCGATCTTGATCTCGTAGCCCTTGTACTGGTTGGGCCAGGTCTCGATCGGCGGCAGGGGCGCGTCGGCGCCGGACAGCGACAGGTCGGGGTTGTAGCCGTAGATCAGGGGCTTCTTATTGGACATCTCGTCTCCTCAGTCTCAGGGAATTCAAAGCGACGGAAATCGAGCTCAAGGCCATCGCCGCGCCGGCGTACTCCGGGCGGAGCAGGACGCCGAACCGCGGGTACAGCGCGCCGGCGGCCACGGGGATGAGCAGGAGGTTATAGACGAACGCCCAGGCCAGGTTCTCGCGGATCACGCGGCGGATGCGGCGGCTGAGCTTGATCGCGCGCGCCAGGGTCATCAGGTCGGGGTTGAGCAAGGTCATGTCGGCCGACTCGATCGCGACGTCGGTGCCGGTGGCCAGCGCCACGCCGACGTCGGCGTGGGACAGGGCGGGGGCGTCGTTGAAGCCCTCGCCGACCATGGCGACCTTCTTGCCCTCGGTCTGGAAGCGGCGCACGATGCCGGCCTTTTCCTCGGGTCTTATCTCCGCGAAGACGGTGCCGATGCCGCACAGCTCGGCCGCCCGGTAGGCGGCGGCGTTGCGGTCGCCGGAGACGAGGTAGACCTCGAGGCCCATGTCCTTGAGCGCGGCGACGGCGGCCGGGGCGGACGGGCGCAGGGCGTCCTCCATCTGGAACGCGCCCAGGAGGTCGGACCCGAGGGCGACGCCGAGCAAAGAGCCGAACTCGGAGAAGCGCATGGCCTGGTCGGCGGGGATCGAGACGCCTTCCTCCTTGAGCCACGGCAGGCTGCCCGCGCGCACCTTCAGTCCCCCGGAGGTCACGAGCACGCCGCGGCCGGGCAGCGCCTCGAAGGAGTCCACCTTCGGGGCCGCGACCTTGCGCTCCTTGGCGAGCGCGACGATCGCGGCCGCGAACGGATGCTCGGAGCGCTCCTCGCAGGCCAGCGCCCAGGAGAGCATCTCGCTCTCGGTCCCGCGCAAGGTGATCGCGCCGGCCGCGCGCGGCCGGCCCTCGGTGAGCGTGCCGGTCTTGTCGAAGAGGACGACGTCGAGCTTGCCGACCTCTTCCAGGATCTCGGCGTTCCTCAAGAAGACGCCCATTTCCGCCGCGCGCCCGATGCCCGCGACCACGGCGAGCGGCGTCGCCAGGCCCAGCGCGCAGGGGCAGGCCGAGACGAGCACCGACACCGCGCACGTCATCGCGAGCAGGAAGCGGGGCTCCGGCCCCCACCGCATCCACAGGACGGCCGTCAGGATGGAGAGGCCGATGACCACCGGCACGAACCAGGCGGCGATCTTGTCGACGTAGCGCTGGATCTTAGGCTTGGTGGCCTGGCTCTCGCGGACCGCCTCGACGATGCGCGCCAGCGCCGACTCGTCCCCGGGACGGACCACGCGGACCTCGAGGGCTCCGCCCTTGTTGAGCGTGCCGCCCCAGACGCGCGAGCCGACCGTCTTCTCGACGGGCTGGCTCTCGCCCGTCAGCATCGACTCGTCGAGCGTCGAGCTCCCGGCGACGACCTCGCCGTCGGTGCCGATCTGCTCGCCGGGGCGGACGCGGACGGTCTCGCCGACCTCGACCTCGGCCAGGGGCACGACGACCTCCTCCCCGCCGCGCAGGACGCGGGCGGTCTTGGGCGCCAGGCGCATGAGCTTGGCCACGGCCTCGCTCGTCTTGCCGCGCGTGCGCGACTCGAGCCAGCGGCCCAAGGTCACGAACACGATCAGGCCGCTGACGGCGTCCCACTGGGTGACGCGGGCCGCGGGCGGAAGGGTCTCGGGGAACAACACGACGTAGGCGCTGTAGAGGAACGCGGCCCACGTGGACACGGAGACCAAGGTGTCCATGTCGGCGCGGCGGCGGAGCAGCGCGCGGGAGAAGCCCTGGTGGAAGTGCCAGCCGCCCCACAGCTGCACGGGCACGGCGAGGAACAGCGCGGTGTAGGGAGATAGCCCCAGCATGTGCGCCGTCATCAGCGGGATGGAGAAGACGACCGCGACCTGCAGCCGCGTCATCAGCGCGCGCTGCTCGGCCTGCTGGGAGAGCAGGCTCATGGACTCGGCCTGCGTGCGGGACTCGCTCTCGCCGAGCACGTCGTAGCCGGCCTTCTCGATCGCGCGCCGCAGCGAGCGGACCTCGAGCTTGCCCGGGATCGGCGTGAAGTCGACGGCGACCGTGCGCGAGGGCAGGTCCACCGACACCGCCTTCACGCCCTCGAGCTTCGTCAGAGCGCCCTCGACCTTCGCCACGCAGGACGCGCAGTGCATGCCGCGCACGGGCAGCACGACGCGGCGGGCTCCGGCGGCGGGGGCGGTCTTCATTGCAGGCTCCTCTTCCAGTCCCGCTCGAGCTCCTCGAGCGTCCGCCACGAGCCGGGAAAGCCCTCGGCGACGGCCTGATCCAGGTTCTTGTCGTAGCGCAGCGCGCCCAGGAACTGGGAGAAGCCGATGCGTCCGCCGCGCTCGATCATGAAGCGGACCATGCTCTCCGCCTGCGCGTACCAGAGGCTGACCTCGTAGGCGCGCTCGGTGGCGGGCACCAGGCGGATCATCTGGTCCATCGGGATCGTCTGCGAGCGCATGGTCCCGCGCACCGACGAGAACAGGTCGCCCTGGCCGCGGGAGCCCACGGCCTTGTTCTCCTGGAAGACCGCCAGGCCCTCGTTGACCCAGCGGTGGTCCGGGTTGACGCGGCCCATGTACTCGAACCAGATCAGGTGGGTGATCTCGTGGGACAGCACGGCGTCGACGCGCGCCGACGAATAGGTGTAGATCGCGTTGCCGACCGCCACGCCGCCGGACCAGTCGGGCTGTCCGGTCTTCTTGCGGTACTCGTCCTGCGTGCCGTAGACGACGATCTGATACAGGCCGCGCGGCATGAACGAGTTGAGGCCGGTGTCGGTCATGATCCGCGTGTAGGCGGCCTCGGCCTGGTTCGAGACGCCGAGCACGGTGTCCTGACCGTAGGCCTTCACCTTGAAGTGCAGGCTCGAGTTCTCCTGCGCGCCCGCCTCGAGGCCGGGATAGACGCCCTCCATGACCCCGGAGTAGGAGCGCCCGCGCCCGTCGTCCGGCAGCTCCCCGGGATAGGGGATGCAGCCGGCGGCCAGCGCGAACGCGGCCGACGCGAGCGTCAAGGAGCGGATCACGAGGCCATTCTATAAAATTAAGGCAGACGACTCATCCCCGCAATGTCCTCGGAGAGCCTTGCTTGGTTATAATGCGCCATGCGGCGACCCGCCCTTCGATGGCTCGGCTGGACCGGCTTCGGCCTGTTCCTCATCGCCGCCGCGTACGCGCTGCTGGCGATCCTCTGCCGCTATCGCGCGGGCCAGCCGTTCCCTCCGGGCCTCGACCCGTTCTGCGCCGTCCTGCCGCTCAAGGACTGGACCGGCTTCCTCTCCGGCGGCTACCTCCTCTTCTTAGCCGCGTTCTATTCGTACTGGCTCGCGCGCGGGCCCGGCCGGGTGCCCTACCTGGTCGTCGCGACGGGCGTGCTGATGCTCGTGCGCGATCTGTTCCTCCTGCTCACGCCGGTCGGGGCGCTGCCCGGGCTGATGCCGCTGTATCGAGGCGGCGTGGCCTCGGGCATCCACGGCACCTTGCTCTTCGACCAGGAGCTGTTCTTCTCCGGCCATACCGGCGTGCCGTTCCTGTATTTCCTGCTGAGCCGCGACCGCAAGCCGGTCGCCCTGGCGTGCCTCGCCGTCTCGCTGCTCAACGCCGCCGGGGTCCTGCTCACGCGCAACCATTACTCGCTCGACGTGCTGGGCGCGTTCTTCATCGTGCCGACGATCGGCGCGATCACGCGGCGCCTGTTCGGCGCCCTGGACCCCGAGGCCGCTAAAGCTTGAAGGCGTCGAACGCGTCGGCCAGGATGTCGAGGCCGCGGTTCAGGTCGGCGTCGGAGATGACCAGCGGCATCAAGGTGCGGATCACGTTGTCGTGGACGCCGGCCTTGATGACGATGAGGCCGCGGTCCTCGCAGCCGTGCAGGATCTCCTTGACGCGCGCGGGCGCCAGAGGCGCCTTCGTCTTCTTGTCGGCGACGAGCTCGACGGCGCGCATCGCGCCCAGGCCGCGGGAGTCCCCGACGAAAGGGTACTTGTCGCGGAAGCCGTCGAAGCGCTTCTTGACCGTCTCGCCGATGCGGCGCCCCGCCGCGACGAGCTTCTGCTCCTTGACGATCCCGAACACCGCGAGCGCGGCGGCGCAGGACATCGGGTTGCCGCCGTAGGTGCCGCCGACTGCACCGGTCGCGACGGAGTCCATGACGTCGGCCCGGCCGACGACGCCCGAGAGCGGCATGCCGCCGCACAGCGACTTCGCGACGACCATGAGGTCGGGCGCGATCCCGTCGTGCTCGATGGCGAACATCTCGCCGGTGCGCCCGAAGCCGGTCTGGACCTCGTCGACGATCAGCACGATGCCGTGCTTGTCGCAGACGGCCCGAAGGCCTTTCAGGAAGCCGGGCGTCGGGACGATGAAGCCGCCCTCGCCCTGAACCGGCTCGACGACGATCGCGGCCACGTCCTCGGCGGCGCAGTCGACGAGGAAGAACTTCTCGAGCTCCGACAGACAGTACGCGGTCAGGTCCTCCGCCTTCAGGCCGTGGGGCGGGCGGTAGGCGTAGGGATAGCGCGCGTGGAAGATCTCCGGCGGGACGGGGCCGAGGCCCTGGCGCAGCGGCTTGTACTTGCCGTCGAGCGCCAGGCACAGCAGGGTCCGCCCGTGGAACGCGTTGTCGAAGCTGATCACGGCCTTGCGCTTGGTGTAGGCCTTGGCGTACTTGACCGCGTTCTCGATCGCCTCGGAGCCGCTGTTGAACAGGATCGCCTTCTTGGGCCCCTTCCAGGGCGCCGCGGCGATCAGCTCGCGGCAGACGTCGAGGTAGCCCTCGTAGGCCGCCACGTGGAAGCTCGTGTGAAGGAGCTTGCCCGCCTGCTCGCGGAGCGCTTCGACGACCTTCGGGTGGCAGTGCCCGACGTTGAGCGCGCCGATGCCGCCGGCGAAGTCGAGGTACTCCTTGCCGTCGACGTCCCAGACCTTGGCGCCGAGCCCCCGCTCCAGGACGAGGGAGGTGTAGGCGGCGGTGCCGCTCGAGACGAGGCGGGCGCGCTCGTCCCACAGGGCGGCGTTGCGGCCGGGCTTCTTCACGGCGGAGGAGGAGGCTTTGGCGGTCATGACGGGATTCTATGAAATCGCCGGACGTTCTCGACAGGCCGAGCTGTTTCCGGAAACAGCTGCCCCCTTAGTTTGGTATCATCTCGTCGTGGAACAACGAACCGCCTCCCCCTCGATCGGCGAGATCCTGACGGTCAAGGTGGACCGCATGGCCCCCGCCGGCGACGGCCTCGCGAAGGCAGAGGGCTCCAACCGCGTCGTGTTCGTGCCCGGCGCCGCCCCGGGCGACCGCCTCGAGGTCGAGGTGTTCGACGCGAAGTCCAACTTCGCCCGCGCCCGCGTCAAGAAGGTCCTGTCCTCGGGCCCCGAGCGCATCGATCCCCCGTGCCAGCACCACGCCGCCCCCTCGCGCCCCGGCCCGTCCTGCGGCGGCTGCGACTGGCAGCACCTCGCCTACGAGAGCCAGCTCAAGCACAAGCGGGAGATCGTCGCGGACTGCGTCTCCCGCATCGGGAAGTTCCCCGAGGCCGACAAGCTCGTCCTCCCGACCTTGCGCGCGCCCAAGCCCTTCGGCTACCGCAACAAGGTCCAGATCCCTTTCATGCCCGGCCCGAGCGGCCCGCGCATGGGCTTCTTCTCCGCGGGCTCCCGCGAGATCGTGGACATGAAGGAATGCCCGATCCAGCCGGAACTGTCGGCCCGCATCGCCTTCACGGTCAAGGCCATGGCCATCGCCCGCGGCTGGACCTACTTCGACGGCAAGACCGGCCGCGGCTGGCTGCGCCACCTCTACATCCGCACCAACGCCGAGGGCCAGGCCCTCGTCGGCCTCGTCACCACGCATCAGGAGTTCCCCGACCGGGAGGTGTTCGCCGCCGAGCTGCGCGCCAACCACCCCGAGATCGTCGGCATCCACCAGAACATCAACCCCGAGCGCACCTCCGTCGTCCTCGGCCCCGTGTGGCGCCGTCTCTGGGGCCAGCGCGAGCTCGAGGAGACCTTGGGGCGCTTCCACTTCTCGGCCTCCCCGGGCGCCTTCCTCCAGGTCAACACGCCGGCCGCCGAGGTCCTCTACGACGCGGCCAAAGACGCCGCCAAGGAAGGCGGCAAGAAGTTCCCCGTCGGCCTCGACCTGTACTGCGGCGTCGGCACCCTCACGCTGTGGCTGGCCGACGCCTTCCCCAAGGTCCTCGGCGTCGAGGAGAACAAGGACGCGATCAACGACGCCTACCGCAACGCCGAGCGCAACCGCGTGCGCAACGCCCGCTTCAAGGCCGGCCGCGCCGAGTCCGTGCTGCCGAAGCTCGCCAACGAGCTTCCCGACAACACCTGCGTCGTCGTCGACCCTCCCCGCGTCGGGCTCTCCCAGCCCGTACGCCGCTTCCTGACCGATAAGAAGATCAAGCGCCTCGTCTACGTCTCCTGCGACCCCGCGACCTTCGCCCGCGACGCCGGCTTCCTGTCCCACTCCGGCTACGTCCTGCGCCGGGTGCAGCCCGTCGACCTTTTCCCGCAGACCAGCCATGTCGAGCTCGTGGCGCTGATGGACCGAAAGTAGGCCTTTAGACCCAGACGTTTCGGGGGCCAAAAGGCCTTGCGTTTTGGCGGTTTTGGGCTTATATTCACTCCAGCGTTCCCTAATAGGCATTCAATGAGGACCCCATGAAAACCCCTCGCGCCCTCCTCGCCGCTCTGCTCGCCCTGACCGCGTCCGCCGCGCGCGCCGGCGATCCGACCATCATCTTCCCCCAGAACAACAGGGGCGTCACCGACTTCTCGCGGCTCCAGAACGCCGCCGATTGGAAGATCCTGCACATCGAGCGGAACCCGTCGGACGTCTCCCTCATCCGCCTGGCGCCCCGGGGCGCGACCAAGGGCGACCCGATCACCGTGGTCAATCCCTACGACGAGTATTTCATCGTCCCGGCCGGCAGCGTCCTGTTCGGCGGGATGGCGACGGTCCTCAGCGTGTCCAAGGACCCGTACCCCGGCGCGATGCGCGGCGAGCCGGTCCGCCTCCTCGGGCCCGGAGGCCAGCCCACCGGCCCCCAGCTCTGGATGCCGAGCCGCAACAGCGCCGACATCACCGACCAGCTGAGGTACTGGCCGACGCTGCCCGCCGACAACACCCGGGTGGACCGCTCGCGCGTGATCGTCCTCCCCCGCGAGCGCTCCCTCGCGGACAACGGCCTTCAGTCCGGCGGCCTGCCCAACTGGTTCACCTTGCCCGGCCAGAAGCCCCGCGACGTCCTGAGCCCCCTGCTCGGCGGTCAGGACCTGAGCTCGACCTTGCTCGGCTTCCCCGGCGGCACTCCGCCCACCTATTACACCGCCCTCACCAACTACCGCTACGACGAGAGGAACAAGAAGCTGATCGGCCCCGACGGCGCGGCGAAGACCGTGACGGTGATGGCGATGCCCGCCGGCACCTTCTACCTGGCTCCCCCGGCGATCCCCCACGACATCCGCATCCCCGGCGTCACCTTGGTCAACTCGAGCGGCGCGAAGGTGGACCCGAAGAAGGGCGCGCAGCCGCCGAAGTCCGACGGGATCAAGCGCGAGTTCAAGAAGACGGCCTGGGCCGGGAACTGGAAGGACAAGGTCACGCACATCCACCGCTGGCACGCCGTCGAGACCACCCAGGCGCCGATCCCGATGGCGCCCACGCCGATGATGACGTTCTATTGCTATCACGAGGCGGAGGACGGGCATAAGAACATCTCCGGCCACCTCAAGAGCAACTACGACGTCGTCGAGTGCGTCGACTGGATCGTCCCCGCCGACGACAAGGTGGAGAAGGCGGACGGCAAGGAGTACCGCGTCCGCAACAACCGCGTCGTCATCGACGTCGTCTACAAGGACCACGCGCTGCGCCGCGTCGACGCGGGCGGCGCCAACCTCGTCCTCAAGGACAAGCCCCTCTCCCACGCCGCCATCGGAGGCCAGGATTGGGTCAAGGTGACCGCCGCCAAGGCCCCCGACGCGCCCGCCGCCGCCTCGCTCGCCCTGATCGCGGAGACGGAGACGCGCTGGCTCACCAAGGTCCAGGCCGCGGCCTACGCCGCCGCGCGCAAGGACGCCAAGGACGACGCCGCGCGCAAGGCCCTCGACGACAAGTACCGGGCCCTCCTCGAGGCCCAGATCCGCCCCGAGGCGCTGGCCGGGTACAAGGCCGCCCGCGCCTTGCCCGCCGCCCAGGCCGAGGCCAAGATCAAGGACGCCATCGGCAAGACCGAGATGTGGGGCGGCAAGGACGCCAAGGACGTCAAGGCCGTCATCGCTCCCTTCCAGGAGACCGCCAGCCCGGACACGGCCAAGATGCTGGAGATCCAGCTCTCGAAGGCGGACTGGGACCTGCTCACGAAGAAGGGCGACGATCTGCTGAGGTACAACCAGGCCAGGCACGGGGCGGACGGCGTGGCCACGCAAGGCACGGGCTTCGCCCCGGCCAACGTCGATCCCGTGGCCCTGCGCCTCGCCGTGACGGCCGCGCGCGCGGCCGTCGGCTCCGCCGAGGGCAAGCCTCCGGTCGCGACCACCCCCGAGAAGCCCCCCCGATCCATCCTGACGCCGGAGGAGATCGCGCTCCTGACGCCCAAGGAGAAGGAGATGTACGACGGCTACCTCAAGCGCGCGACGAAGGACGGCAAGCTCGATCCGACGGAAAACAACCTGCTGACGAACGCGGAGCTCCTGCGCAACCGGATGAACAACGAGGTGCCTCCGCGCTCTAAGGTCCCGGCGGCCCCCGCGTCGGACGACATGACGGCGGAGCAGTTCGCGAAGCTGCCGCTGTTCCAGCAACGGCAGTTCTGCAAGGATTACCCGCCGGATCCCGCGACAATCCAGGGCGACACGAGAGCTCCGGTGATCGATACCGACAACCCCGACGCGCTGAAGGGCGCCCAGAATTCGGTGCCGGACGCGGTGCCGCAGACGAAGCCGGCGGAGTCGAATACGCAGACGCGGGACACGAAGTGGCCGCGGAAGGCCCGCCAGGACGCCTGCAAAAATCTTCCCGATGAGATTCCCGGCCGGATCGACGGCACGGCGGGCACCGGCGGAAAGCCCGCCGTCGGCGCCAACGTCCCGGTGCCTACAGGCTCGGACGTGGAGAACAAGGAGAAGG from Elusimicrobiota bacterium includes these protein-coding regions:
- a CDS encoding penicillin-insensitive murein endopeptidase gives rise to the protein MTPPGPAARVLLAALLLGASAPVRAEEGEPSGSAPKVEPVKAVPVKPAEQIKNACDAPAVAVRLSDPAAAPAEGGKAPVPSPKREKEAQAAANRLGAGVEGEADESGQTLSWKRGRTTKTQCRAKLERLRRDFPGRVSFEPTTEERVAEVRRRRDALIPENLRRNSSDASLANGLFDGGSSGSMFAPKVESSVSAAAPSASPDAHIRPAAYAPERQLPVQYRGALSVSPPQPAAYSAPTFTQRISNAYDATTAYVSEGIATAGQWVGGVARSVRNRFYSGIEMIQGFGYKFIHAGRSTNWGTKPLVDGLRMIAAYMRGTGKAETDLAVGDISSAGGGRLGGHASHQTGRDVDIGFYMTEAGSGRAVDAMNFVRFAGGRDGLTGSYGGRAVRFDAERNWMLIQAILANPDPEFKPTHIFIAKHLEGAVLAAAGDSPDRARAAALMSHWPGHDNHLHLRVQ
- the rlmD gene encoding 23S rRNA (uracil(1939)-C(5))-methyltransferase RlmD, translated to MEQRTASPSIGEILTVKVDRMAPAGDGLAKAEGSNRVVFVPGAAPGDRLEVEVFDAKSNFARARVKKVLSSGPERIDPPCQHHAAPSRPGPSCGGCDWQHLAYESQLKHKREIVADCVSRIGKFPEADKLVLPTLRAPKPFGYRNKVQIPFMPGPSGPRMGFFSAGSREIVDMKECPIQPELSARIAFTVKAMAIARGWTYFDGKTGRGWLRHLYIRTNAEGQALVGLVTTHQEFPDREVFAAELRANHPEIVGIHQNINPERTSVVLGPVWRRLWGQRELEETLGRFHFSASPGAFLQVNTPAAEVLYDAAKDAAKEGGKKFPVGLDLYCGVGTLTLWLADAFPKVLGVEENKDAINDAYRNAERNRVRNARFKAGRAESVLPKLANELPDNTCVVVDPPRVGLSQPVRRFLTDKKIKRLVYVSCDPATFARDAGFLSHSGYVLRRVQPVDLFPQTSHVELVALMDRK
- a CDS encoding aspartate aminotransferase family protein, whose product is MTAKASSSAVKKPGRNAALWDERARLVSSGTAAYTSLVLERGLGAKVWDVDGKEYLDFAGGIGALNVGHCHPKVVEALREQAGKLLHTSFHVAAYEGYLDVCRELIAAAPWKGPKKAILFNSGSEAIENAVKYAKAYTKRKAVISFDNAFHGRTLLCLALDGKYKPLRQGLGPVPPEIFHARYPYAYRPPHGLKAEDLTAYCLSELEKFFLVDCAAEDVAAIVVEPVQGEGGFIVPTPGFLKGLRAVCDKHGIVLIVDEVQTGFGRTGEMFAIEHDGIAPDLMVVAKSLCGGMPLSGVVGRADVMDSVATGAVGGTYGGNPMSCAAALAVFGIVKEQKLVAAGRRIGETVKKRFDGFRDKYPFVGDSRGLGAMRAVELVADKKTKAPLAPARVKEILHGCEDRGLIVIKAGVHDNVIRTLMPLVISDADLNRGLDILADAFDAFKL
- a CDS encoding copper-translocating P-type ATPase, with translation MKTAPAAGARRVVLPVRGMHCASCVAKVEGALTKLEGVKAVSVDLPSRTVAVDFTPIPGKLEVRSLRRAIEKAGYDVLGESESRTQAESMSLLSQQAEQRALMTRLQVAVVFSIPLMTAHMLGLSPYTALFLAVPVQLWGGWHFHQGFSRALLRRRADMDTLVSVSTWAAFLYSAYVVLFPETLPPAARVTQWDAVSGLIVFVTLGRWLESRTRGKTSEAVAKLMRLAPKTARVLRGGEEVVVPLAEVEVGETVRVRPGEQIGTDGEVVAGSSTLDESMLTGESQPVEKTVGSRVWGGTLNKGGALEVRVVRPGDESALARIVEAVRESQATKPKIQRYVDKIAAWFVPVVIGLSILTAVLWMRWGPEPRFLLAMTCAVSVLVSACPCALGLATPLAVVAGIGRAAEMGVFLRNAEILEEVGKLDVVLFDKTGTLTEGRPRAAGAITLRGTESEMLSWALACEERSEHPFAAAIVALAKERKVAAPKVDSFEALPGRGVLVTSGGLKVRAGSLPWLKEEGVSIPADQAMRFSEFGSLLGVALGSDLLGAFQMEDALRPSAPAAVAALKDMGLEVYLVSGDRNAAAYRAAELCGIGTVFAEIRPEEKAGIVRRFQTEGKKVAMVGEGFNDAPALSHADVGVALATGTDVAIESADMTLLNPDLMTLARAIKLSRRIRRVIRENLAWAFVYNLLLIPVAAGALYPRFGVLLRPEYAGAAMALSSISVALNSLRLRRRDVQ
- the queF gene encoding NADPH-dependent 7-cyano-7-deazaguanine reductase QueF, encoding MSNKKPLIYGYNPDLSLSGADAPLPPIETWPNQYKGYEIKIEVPEFTSVCPKTKLPDFGAITVRYLPNKECLELKSFKYYMLGYRNMGIFYENAVNRICDDVAKATKPVWLEVVGKFTPRGGMQSTITARWPRKAFGPR
- a CDS encoding glycosyltransferase family 39 protein; its protein translation is MIPADRRLRAGLLAAGALLLLFRLGRPALWQDEAETALRAATVREAGVPRMALDGALVTTQPTLARFEGNSSGVWVWNTWLSVYLTAASFLVFGPTPFAARLPFALAALLTLWLLPRLFEDDGDRPWAAEAGAVLLTLSPAFLLFARQSRYYALTALGSVLTMLAWRRLLAGKKGGAASLALALLLLLHSLFAFFAIAALALAADAALRGRECLGRRFQAAAAATAALALPAIWYFRVWDRPGNHLYAPVEALEFLKTFLMWIALFAAAPLLPAAVAAKRREWWLVAAGFVLLCGLVAEGASSRVAAALAFVWLAVNAVRSRDMERLAWLWLAATLGLLCVFAAEPYGRYLMGALPALAYLGGRWVSELAGGRPAPALALAAALAAVNWAGWLPLKAAALLAAPAAPAETVSGMMRQRLRDAGPRSDLARFAGELVRGPEGYVESAARAIRERGGETAYSDADHLSLMFAAGVKPVYKEELEFLKPDWLLISPWLRLDPQASIELAALATSAAYEPVLVSAPRLLWQNNPDPLFRDFSPKAGPLALFRRRR